A part of Capsicum annuum cultivar UCD-10X-F1 chromosome 6, UCD10Xv1.1, whole genome shotgun sequence genomic DNA contains:
- the LOC124899615 gene encoding uncharacterized mitochondrial protein AtMg00810-like yields MSKNEPTFYVKKQGKTDFLMMCLYVDDMIYMGSCESLVAEFKSFMIKKFEMTDLGLLQYFLGLEIKQSLDGIFVSQRKYATDLLRKLYMLGCKIASTPMNVNEKLISDDGAGLADARCFRRIVDGLNYLSHTRPDIEFSISVVSRFMHNLKKHHFGVVKRILRYIAETTDFGIWYSKTSDFRLFDFTDSDYAGCLDNKKSTSGYVFSLGSGVISWSSKKQEIMALSSSEAEYIAATASSCLAVWLKRLLTDVFQEQAAATEIFWDNKATISMIKIWHFIVGQSILTFDTTSYEIW; encoded by the coding sequence ATGAGCAAAAATGAGCCAACTTTCTATGTGAAGAAGCAAGGTAAAACTGATTTCTTAATGATGTgtctttatgtagatgatatgatttaTATGGGCTCTTGTGAATCTCTTGTTGCTGAATTTAAGTCTTTCATGATAAAAAAGTTTGAAATGACAGACTTGGggttgttgcaatattttcttggtCTTGAGATTAAACAAAGTTTAGATGGTATTTTTGTCTCGCAAAGAAAATATGCAACTGATCTTCTTAGGAAATTATATATGTTGGGGTGTAAGATAGCTTCTACACCTATGAATGTAAATGAGAAACTCATATCTGATGATGGTGCGGGTTTGGCGGATGCTCGATGCTTTAGAAGAATAGTTGATGGTTTGAATTATTTATCGCACACACGGCCCGACATAGAATTTTCTATTAGTGTAGTTTCTAGATTCATGCATAAcctaaaaaaacatcattttggGGTTGTAAAGCGGATTTTACGATATATTGCCGAAACTACTGATTTTGGAATTTGGTACTCTAAAACATCAGATTTTAGATTGTTTGATTTCACTGATAGTGATTATGCAGGGTGTTTGGATAACAAAAAAAGTACTTCTGGATATGTGTTCTCTCTTGGTTCAGGTGTTATATCCTGGAGTTCAAAGAAGCAAGAGATTATGGCCTTATCATCATCCGAAGCAGAATATATTGCTGCTACTGCATCATCCTGTCTAGCGGTTTGGCTAAAGAGGTTGCTTACTGATGTCTTTCAGGAGCAGGCTGCTGCAACTGAAATTTTCTGGGACAACAAAGCAACTATTTCAATGATAAAAATTTGGCATTTCATAGTAGGACAAAGCATATTGACATTCGATACCACTTCATACGAGATCTGGTAG